The Scleropages formosus chromosome 11, fSclFor1.1, whole genome shotgun sequence genome window below encodes:
- the LOC108941101 gene encoding deoxyuridine 5'-triphosphate nucleotidohydrolase-like, whose product MGTVIFKISYSGLIFSSGARCLVSRCFRGGLIPHMQRNVLAGRQKADLFNTAVTLPASSSGSGPESMQGVSRELKAVLKFARLSENATVPTKASAGAAGYDLYSAHDCSIGPMEKAVVNTDIQIAVPAGCYGRVAPRSGLAANYFIDVGAGVIDEDYRGNVGVVLFNFSKEIFQVKKGDRIAQLICEKICHADLEQHEELDETTRGDSGFGSTGQT is encoded by the exons ATGGgaactgtcatttttaaaatcagttacAGTGgtcttattttttcctctggcGCTCGTTGTTTGGTTTCACGATGTTTTCGGGGAGGATTAATTCCTCACATGCAGAGAAACGTCCTTGCAGGCAGACAAAAAGCGGATTTATTTAACACAG CAGTGACTCTGCCAGCATCCAGTTCTGGGTCCGGTCCTGAGAGCATGCAGGGGGTGTCCCGAGAGCTCAAAGCAGTGTTGAAATTTGCAAGGCTTTCTGAAAATGCCACTGTCCCCACAAAGGCttctgcaggagctgcaggtTATGATTTGTATAG TGCCCACGACTGCTCCATTGGTCCCATGGAAAAAGCTGTAGTCAATACGGACATCCAGATTGCTGTTCCTGCAGGTTGCTATGGAAGAGTGG ctCCACGTTCTGGATTAGCTGCAAATTACTTCATCGACGTCGGAG CGGGAGTTATAGATGAAGACTACAGAGGAAATGTTGGCGTTGTACTTTTCAACTTCAGTAAAGAAATATTTCAAG TGAAAAAAGGGGACCGCATTGCCCAGCTAATCTGTGAGAAAATCTGCCACGCAGACCTTGAGCAGCATGAG GAACTTGATGAAACTACACGTGGAGACAGCGGTTTTGGATCGACTGGCCAAACATGA